One genomic region from Spirosoma sp. KCTC 42546 encodes:
- a CDS encoding response regulator, whose translation MVDVLYVEDNPNDADIFGRLMRKLNRPFTYTVLESGSEAVDYLTGQGRYKHQPQSLPKLVLLDLNLNGLSGVEVVQQARSIDRTRFVPIVAFSTSDSPRDILSAYEAGVNAYVVKPGSYQATGSVIGKLCDFWLENNTRTDYK comes from the coding sequence ATGGTTGATGTTTTGTATGTTGAAGATAATCCGAACGATGCGGATATTTTTGGTCGCCTGATGCGGAAACTGAATCGGCCTTTTACGTATACTGTTCTGGAAAGTGGTTCAGAGGCCGTAGACTACCTGACGGGCCAGGGCCGTTATAAACACCAGCCCCAGTCATTGCCTAAGTTGGTTTTGCTGGATTTAAACCTGAATGGGCTGAGCGGTGTTGAGGTGGTTCAACAGGCTCGCTCAATTGACCGAACCCGGTTTGTGCCCATCGTCGCGTTTAGCACCTCAGACAGCCCCCGTGATATTCTGTCAGCTTACGAAGCGGGTGTTAACGCCTATGTGGTGAAGCCCGGAAGTTATCAGGCAACTGGTAGTGTAATTGGCAAACTGTGTGATTTTTGGTTAGAGAATAATACCCGAACGGATTATAAATGA
- a CDS encoding ATP-binding protein, protein MNSFAVDLTNCEREPIHILGHIQSHGYLVAIQSDTYTIVHVSANIAELVGIPPTQLLGQSVKTLLTDTDLPVSNLIELLNVGCRNDSWDTMNPNRVTLNGKVWNLIIHQYLGLILLEWEPIGDDRNLLINQQLIAQSLTEVQSSRTLTDLLQNTAQRVKTIIGFDRVMVYRFGADWHGQVVAEAKDDELEPYLGLHYPASDIPRQARELYKVNLVRLIADATSTPSRILSELGWPENRPLDLTHSVLRAVSPVHIEYLKNMGVQASMSISLLYRGELWGLMSCHNTTPRFVDYPARQAAKFVSQLLSAALEFRKDQEDKTNLLQYTQKGQQLHEQLILSDDVVRALVKSTVTVLDVTEATGAALLFNDKVYRLGKTPDEAAIRGLAEWVHMTDPETFLETNQLPNLYPPAEAFRDVASGLLAIELSRELTEYVFWFKPEKIQEVTWAGNPDKPVTVTTDGQQRINPRTSFAAWTQIVRNTSSPWHEVEIGAVVKLREDILQVVTRQANEIRLLNQRLQVAYEELDAFSYTVSHDLRTPLSSIRCYSEILLEEYGQDLNPDAQALFQKIIDSTDRMRSLIRHILYYSRMGRTDLSTQVVDMKQLLEGIREEILVTTKGRSIQIDIGDTPPITADPTMALQLFTNLIGNAAKYTRLAANAVIRINGRQTDDEVIYAIDDNGIGFDMKQAGKMFDLFKRLENSREFEGSGVGLAIVKRIINRHQGKIWFHSEPDRGTTFSVSFPLPTHS, encoded by the coding sequence ATGAATTCATTTGCTGTTGACCTGACAAACTGCGAGCGCGAACCGATCCATATTCTCGGCCATATCCAGTCACACGGGTATTTAGTAGCCATTCAGTCCGACACGTATACCATTGTCCATGTCAGTGCCAATATAGCTGAACTGGTTGGCATACCACCTACTCAATTGCTGGGCCAGTCCGTCAAAACGTTGCTAACGGATACAGACTTACCCGTGAGCAACTTAATTGAATTGCTGAACGTAGGCTGCCGGAACGATTCCTGGGATACCATGAACCCAAATCGGGTAACGCTGAATGGGAAAGTCTGGAATCTGATTATACATCAATACCTTGGGCTTATTCTTCTGGAGTGGGAGCCCATAGGGGACGATCGAAATCTGTTGATTAATCAGCAACTAATTGCGCAATCACTCACAGAAGTACAATCTAGCCGTACCCTCACCGATTTACTGCAAAATACCGCACAGCGGGTCAAAACCATCATTGGTTTTGACCGGGTAATGGTGTACCGGTTTGGGGCCGACTGGCATGGACAGGTGGTAGCTGAGGCTAAAGATGATGAGTTAGAACCCTATCTGGGTCTGCATTACCCAGCTTCGGATATTCCCAGGCAAGCCCGTGAATTATATAAAGTCAATCTGGTACGCTTGATTGCCGATGCAACCAGCACACCGTCGCGTATTCTATCGGAGCTGGGTTGGCCTGAAAATCGCCCGCTCGATCTTACACATTCTGTATTGAGAGCCGTTTCGCCGGTTCATATCGAATACCTTAAGAATATGGGTGTGCAGGCATCCATGAGTATCTCGCTGCTGTATCGGGGTGAGTTGTGGGGGTTAATGTCTTGCCATAATACGACGCCCCGTTTCGTGGATTATCCGGCGCGACAGGCAGCCAAATTTGTAAGCCAGTTACTCTCGGCTGCGCTGGAATTTCGGAAGGATCAAGAAGACAAGACCAACCTGCTTCAATACACCCAAAAGGGCCAGCAGTTGCACGAACAGTTGATTCTCAGTGATGATGTTGTTCGGGCGCTCGTTAAATCGACCGTTACGGTGCTCGATGTAACCGAGGCTACTGGCGCTGCACTGCTGTTTAATGACAAAGTGTACCGGCTTGGGAAAACACCCGACGAAGCCGCCATTCGCGGGTTAGCCGAATGGGTACATATGACAGATCCGGAAACGTTTCTGGAAACCAATCAACTTCCCAATCTATATCCGCCTGCCGAAGCCTTCCGAGATGTAGCCTCAGGCTTATTGGCCATCGAATTGTCGCGAGAGTTGACGGAGTACGTATTCTGGTTTAAACCTGAAAAGATTCAGGAGGTTACCTGGGCTGGGAATCCCGATAAACCAGTAACGGTTACTACCGATGGACAGCAGCGGATTAATCCCCGAACAAGTTTTGCGGCCTGGACCCAGATTGTGCGGAACACATCGAGCCCCTGGCATGAAGTTGAAATAGGGGCTGTTGTAAAACTGCGGGAGGATATTTTACAGGTTGTGACCCGGCAAGCCAACGAGATTCGCTTGTTGAACCAGCGGTTACAGGTAGCCTACGAAGAATTGGATGCGTTCAGTTATACCGTATCGCATGATCTGCGAACGCCCCTGTCGTCGATCCGGTGTTATTCTGAAATTCTGCTGGAGGAATATGGACAGGATTTAAACCCTGACGCCCAGGCACTGTTTCAGAAAATTATTGACTCAACGGACCGGATGCGGAGCCTGATTCGGCATATTCTGTATTACTCACGGATGGGCCGTACCGATTTGAGCACACAAGTGGTCGATATGAAGCAACTACTTGAGGGCATTCGGGAAGAAATTCTGGTGACTACCAAAGGGCGTTCAATCCAGATTGATATTGGCGATACGCCCCCCATAACGGCTGACCCGACAATGGCTCTCCAGCTTTTTACCAATCTAATCGGTAATGCAGCGAAATACACTCGTTTGGCAGCCAATGCCGTTATTCGGATAAATGGTCGGCAGACGGACGATGAGGTTATTTATGCTATTGACGATAACGGGATTGGTTTCGATATGAAGCAGGCTGGCAAGATGTTTGATTTATTTAAGCGATTAGAGAATTCGCGTGAGTTTGAAGGCTCTGGGGTTGGGTTGGCAATTGTTAAACGGATTATCAATCGGCATCAGGGCAAAATCTGGTTTCATAGTGAACCGGATCGGGGTACAACATTTTCTGTTTCATTTCCATTGCCAACTCATTCCTAA
- a CDS encoding biliverdin-producing heme oxygenase produces MTTLPERLRHDTRLLHEQTEQLFYTEALQHGTLSVEEYTHLLRTHFTFHQALEVAIDRHPVFFREYEPETRRKTPWLLDDLAHLNEPVPQDMPELFMDWSPVSLLGAAYVGEGSMLGGTVIWRLLQNNPAIQPLLSHARFYRGYGPDTGFQWKRFGAFLTYEGEAHPDEVISAAAQAFINYQTIFLRNQVPVL; encoded by the coding sequence ATGACGACTTTACCAGAGCGATTGCGGCACGATACCCGGCTATTACACGAGCAAACCGAACAACTGTTTTACACAGAGGCATTACAACATGGTACCCTCTCCGTTGAGGAGTACACGCACCTGCTCCGAACCCATTTTACGTTTCATCAGGCACTTGAAGTCGCAATTGATCGTCATCCCGTTTTTTTTCGGGAGTATGAGCCTGAAACTCGCCGGAAAACTCCCTGGTTACTGGACGATTTAGCCCACCTGAACGAGCCTGTGCCGCAGGACATGCCAGAGTTATTCATGGACTGGTCGCCGGTTTCGTTGCTGGGAGCGGCCTACGTAGGAGAAGGGTCAATGCTGGGCGGTACAGTTATCTGGCGGCTCCTACAGAACAATCCGGCCATTCAGCCCTTACTTTCGCATGCTCGTTTTTATCGGGGTTACGGGCCTGATACGGGTTTCCAGTGGAAGCGTTTTGGGGCATTCTTAACGTATGAGGGAGAAGCCCATCCTGATGAAGTGATCTCGGCAGCTGCGCAAGCCTTTATAAATTATCAGACCATTTTCCTGCGTAATCAGGTGCCTGTTCTGTAA
- a CDS encoding PAS domain-containing sensor histidine kinase, whose product MNQPLAAQPILLLPDEEALLRRSYDQLQTALSIGLIATWFWDIGNDLVYGDRNLFQFFGVTETQEQAGLPLNTFTNNIHPDDRSRTIELINEALQSGTTYEAEYRIDGEGLKSRWVLARGQATYNEQQLPLSLSGVLIDVTDRKRAEIRSQVTETSLRLAVESARIGTWDFHPLTGELIWSDRCKELFGLPSTAEINYTVFLQGLHPDDRQQTDQAVQDVLQPDSNGFFICEYRTIGFNNGQLRWIRSNGQTFTNKQGAIERFLGTVVDITADKENEVLLQQRVHQQTQALEIQAHQLRTTLDASLNSIIAMTAIRNETGTIVDFMMDTANEAVIRSNFMTPDQIIGRRLLAVFPGNKDNGFFDLYIRVVEIGASEQSTQYYRDEFGLEGWFEVSAVKQDNDSVVVTFNNITERKKAELSAQQQSAELKQANAELKRSNESLQQFAHIASHDLQEPLRRIQAFSDLLKAQFADNLSDGETDMIRRIQRSAQRMQMLVKDLLLYSKLSTQREPFTTVALTTVVDDVISDLEMSISEKSATIDVGALPTVSGSSSRLRQLFQNLLVNALKFSPPNVAPVIQIRSRMVQHDELPTRLQELHLYPFWLITVTDNGIGFDERYKDRIFTPFQRLHDKTTYSGTGIGLAICQRVAESHGGMMDVTSQPGEGSTFKVFLPVL is encoded by the coding sequence ATGAATCAGCCTCTCGCTGCTCAGCCTATCTTACTCTTACCTGATGAAGAAGCGTTGTTACGGCGCTCCTACGACCAATTACAAACAGCGCTTAGTATAGGCCTTATTGCAACCTGGTTCTGGGATATTGGAAATGATCTGGTTTATGGTGATCGAAATTTATTTCAATTCTTTGGCGTAACCGAAACGCAGGAGCAGGCGGGATTGCCTCTTAATACATTTACGAATAACATTCATCCCGATGATCGGTCGCGAACTATAGAGCTGATTAATGAAGCCCTCCAATCAGGTACTACCTACGAAGCAGAGTATCGCATTGATGGAGAAGGGCTGAAAAGTCGTTGGGTACTCGCCCGAGGTCAGGCAACCTACAATGAACAACAACTACCGCTTTCACTTTCGGGCGTACTCATTGACGTAACCGATCGAAAACGGGCAGAAATCCGGTCGCAGGTTACCGAAACCAGTTTGCGATTAGCTGTCGAATCGGCCCGCATTGGCACCTGGGATTTCCATCCACTAACAGGCGAATTAATCTGGTCAGATCGCTGTAAAGAACTATTTGGTCTGCCTTCTACAGCAGAGATTAACTATACCGTGTTTTTGCAGGGTCTCCATCCTGATGATCGGCAACAGACTGATCAGGCAGTTCAGGATGTGTTACAACCCGACAGTAACGGATTTTTTATATGTGAATACCGAACGATTGGGTTCAACAATGGGCAACTTCGCTGGATTCGCTCCAACGGCCAGACGTTTACCAATAAACAAGGCGCAATTGAGCGATTTCTCGGTACCGTTGTCGATATAACTGCCGACAAGGAAAACGAAGTGCTTCTCCAGCAGCGTGTCCACCAGCAAACGCAGGCGCTGGAAATTCAGGCGCATCAATTGCGTACTACACTGGATGCATCGCTAAACAGCATCATCGCCATGACGGCAATTCGAAATGAAACGGGCACCATTGTCGATTTTATGATGGATACCGCCAATGAAGCCGTGATCCGAAGTAATTTCATGACTCCCGATCAGATAATCGGTCGTCGTTTACTAGCCGTATTTCCGGGAAATAAAGACAACGGCTTTTTCGATCTTTATATCCGTGTTGTTGAAATTGGGGCTTCGGAACAAAGCACCCAGTATTACCGGGATGAGTTTGGACTGGAAGGTTGGTTTGAGGTATCGGCCGTTAAGCAGGACAACGATAGTGTAGTAGTTACCTTTAACAACATTACTGAACGAAAGAAAGCAGAACTGTCTGCTCAGCAACAGTCGGCGGAGCTTAAACAAGCCAATGCTGAACTCAAACGCTCCAACGAGAGTTTGCAACAATTTGCCCATATAGCCTCGCATGATTTGCAGGAGCCCCTCCGCCGAATTCAGGCGTTCAGCGACTTACTGAAAGCGCAGTTTGCCGATAATCTTTCTGATGGTGAAACAGATATGATCCGTCGGATTCAACGGTCGGCGCAACGAATGCAAATGCTGGTTAAAGATTTACTCCTGTATTCCAAGCTCAGCACCCAGCGAGAACCATTTACAACGGTTGCCCTGACTACAGTTGTCGACGACGTTATCAGCGATCTGGAAATGAGCATCTCGGAAAAGAGCGCAACCATTGATGTAGGTGCTTTGCCAACGGTTTCGGGCAGTTCATCACGGTTGCGGCAGCTTTTTCAGAACCTACTTGTCAACGCGTTAAAATTCAGTCCACCCAATGTAGCACCAGTCATCCAAATCCGCTCCCGCATGGTGCAACACGACGAATTACCGACTCGATTGCAGGAACTTCACCTCTACCCTTTTTGGCTCATTACAGTTACCGATAATGGAATTGGCTTCGATGAACGTTACAAAGACCGGATTTTTACCCCTTTTCAACGGCTACATGATAAAACCACGTATAGTGGAACCGGCATTGGTTTAGCCATTTGCCAGCGAGTTGCCGAAAGTCATGGCGGCATGATGGATGTTACCAGCCAACCGGGCGAAGGCTCAACGTTTAAGGTATTTCTGCCTGTTCTGTAA